The genomic stretch aaattttaaaaaattttgaaaaaaaaattgaaaaccggtttccggttcacggtccgactggccggttccaccggttcacggcggttcaatgcagtgatggtttaaaggggtgaaccggaccggactacctaACGGTTCACGGTCCGACCGGTCGAATCGGACTacctctaccaacaacaaattttaaaaaattttgaaaaaaaaattgaaaaccggtttccggttcacggtccgactggccggttccaccggttcacggcggttcaatgcagtgatggtttaaaggggtgaaccggaccggactacctaACGGTTCACGGtccgaccggtcgaaccggactacctctaccaacaacaaattttaaaaaattttgaaaaaaaaattgaaaaccgGTTTCCAGTTCACGGTCCGACtggccggttccaccggttcatggcggttcaatgcagtgatggtttaaaggggtgaaccggaccggactacctaACGGTTCACGGtccgaccggtcgaaccggccagtccggtccgatttttaaaacattggattTTCCACCCTGTTCACGCGTCTTCATTTGTGGTCTCCCACTATATATTCCCCATTCCCCCCTCtttcccaatctgtcttgcatcTGTTTTCCCCATTTGGATTTTGGatctctccttctctctcaaTCACCATTtccagagagagagaagagaccTCCAATCCAAATCCAACCTTGTTTCTGATTTGTCCCTCCCAAATGCCGATGGAGGAGCTCTTCCTCCCCTCCACCCCGGGCAaattcaaagacaaatcccacCGCCATTTCCACCGCTGCCCCTCCTCCCCCTGCACCTTATTCCTCTGggccctcctcctcctcgccctcACCGCCGCCTACCTCACCTTCCAACCCTCCGCCGCCACCTACTTCACCCACTGGGAGCACCACGTCCTCTCCTCCGCCCAGATCCGCCGCCCCCACGGCTTCTCCGTCCTCGTCACAGGCGCCGCCGGCTTCGTCGGCTCCCACGTCTCCCTCGCCCTCAAAAAACGCGGCGACGGCGTCGTCGGCCTCGACAACTTCAACCACTACTACGACCCCGCCCTCAAATCCGCCCGCCGCGACCTCCTCTCCTCCCACCACATCTTCATCGTCGACGCCGACGTCAACGACGCCAAATTGCTCGCCAAGCTCTTCGACATCGCCAAATTCTCCCACGTCATGCACCTCGCCGCCCAGGCCGGCGTCAGGTACCGTTACCATACCTCAAATCTAATTACCACAAATCTCTGTAATCAATTATAATATCAGGTACGCCATGGAGAATCCCCACTCGTACATCCACAGCAACATAGCCGGCCTCGTCACGCTTCTAGAAGCTTCCAAGTCCGCGCACCCCCAGCCGTCCGTGGTGTGGGCCAGCTCCAGCTCCGTCTACGGCCTCAACGAGAAAGCGCCCTTCTCCGAATCCGACCGGACCGACAGACCGGCCTCCCTCTACGCGGCCACAAAAAAGGCCGGAGAGGAaatcacacacacatacaacCACATCTACGGCCTCTCAATAACCGGCTTACGCTTCTTCACCGTGTACGGCCCCTGGGGCCGCCCCGACATGGCCTACTTCTCCTTCACCCGCAACATCCTCCAAGGCAAGCCGATCACCGTCTACCGCGGCAAAAACCACGCCGATTTGGCAAGGGATTTCACCTACATCGACGACATTGTGAAGGGGTGCGTCGGGTCGTTAGACACGGCGAAGAAGAGCACCGGGTCGGGCGGGAAGAAGCGGGGGCCGGCGCAGTTCAGGATATTCAACCTCGGCAACACGTCCCCCGTCACGGTGCCGATGATGGTGGGGATATTAGAAAAGCATTTGAAGATTAAGGCGAAGAAGAATGTGCTCGACATGCCTGGAAACGGCGACGTTCCGTTCACGCACGCGAATATAAGCTACGCGCACAACGAGTTCGGGTACAACCCGACGACTGATCTGCAAACGGGTTTGAAGAAGTTCGTGAAATGGTATTTATCGTATTATGGTTACAATCACGGCAGCTCGTGAACTGAAAGgatttttttttgataaatggAAGGAAGTAGAGAAAAACATGGGAAAGGGGTTAAAGGAAGGTAAATACATTCTTTTCTTATCGTCTTCTTTTTGAGGAATtgtgtatgtgttttctttttatgtgaaaaccTCATGTGGTTTTCATCAAGTTTGTCGCCATCGCtgttatttttaaattacaGCATTTTGAGTGGAAAAGAATGTTAATGTGCAGTTGCTGTCGATGTTTTTAAGCCATCCACGATgctgtcactataccgtcccttgCATTACTATTCGCAGGCCtaactgtacttttttactctatcccttaactaagggacggaacttgcaaccctccgtcccttaaattactattcattcaatttcattttttttatttttttccaacaaatttcattaataaaaaacacatttcattaaaaataaaataacattacaacataaaatttgtaaaatttttaaaaaaacataattaaaaatcctaaaaaaattacataatacataatttaatttcctctGCCAAAGttcgcccaaatgtgctccattagatcatcttggagttgagCTAAGGAGGAAGAGTCACGtttccttgcccgaatagataaccgttcttgtatagacggatgcactccacttcgaggcggactactggCGATTGAAATTCCGGGGgcttcggggtcgaaccaatttcctgCCTCgagtccttcgtcttggacaatcatgttgtgcaagattatgcacgtatacatgatgtcgaatgctctccatgaaccacgtacgagccggggctttgataatgttgaagcgggcttggagaaccccgaacgcccgctTCACATCCTTCTGAGCAGCCTcatgcttctgcgcaaaaagcgcctgctttgcgttcacacgcacgtcttcacgaaggttggccacttcgggtagatgccgttggcaagatagtaccccattttatagcgccggttttagcggtgaagttgatgaccggcgctttaccatccaaaacttcggcgaaaaggtcggattggtggagcacgtttatgtcgttgttcgagccggggaccccgaagtacgcatgctaGATCCatagtcggtagtcggcaactgcctcgagtataacggtggggtgggtgcctttgtggctgCTCGTGTACGCCCCcaccacgccaccgggcaattctttcATTGACAGTGCATGCagtcgacgctgccaagcataaTGGGGAATccatgcactt from Salvia splendens isolate huo1 chromosome 4, SspV2, whole genome shotgun sequence encodes the following:
- the LOC121799395 gene encoding UDP-glucuronate 4-epimerase 1-like, which translates into the protein MPMEELFLPSTPGKFKDKSHRHFHRCPSSPCTLFLWALLLLALTAAYLTFQPSAATYFTHWEHHVLSSAQIRRPHGFSVLVTGAAGFVGSHVSLALKKRGDGVVGLDNFNHYYDPALKSARRDLLSSHHIFIVDADVNDAKLLAKLFDIAKFSHVMHLAAQAGVRYAMENPHSYIHSNIAGLVTLLEASKSAHPQPSVVWASSSSVYGLNEKAPFSESDRTDRPASLYAATKKAGEEITHTYNHIYGLSITGLRFFTVYGPWGRPDMAYFSFTRNILQGKPITVYRGKNHADLARDFTYIDDIVKGCVGSLDTAKKSTGSGGKKRGPAQFRIFNLGNTSPVTVPMMVGILEKHLKIKAKKNVLDMPGNGDVPFTHANISYAHNEFGYNPTTDLQTGLKKFVKWYLSYYGYNHGSS